The following are from one region of the Chanos chanos chromosome 10, fChaCha1.1, whole genome shotgun sequence genome:
- the lgals8b gene encoding galectin-8 — MSVANAKQTVLNPAVPFTEIISGGLQPGDIVLIQGSVLNNADRFQFDLTCGSSTKPRADIAFHFNPRFKTSSCIVCNSLQQGTWGREETHDQMPFRQGAPFETIILVHNDVFKVAVNGAHVLEYKHRIPLNRVDTLAISGMVKINVVGFIPNSAIFSESGDLSLPYKGSILTGLSPGKQITIKGNVSSFPHSFTINLRCSQSDNIALHLNARIKSSTFIRNSFLGQSWGPEENELSHFPFSPGQYFEMIILCQSHQLKVAVNGSHILDYRHRVQDLSSIDQLEIMGDLELQDLKLW, encoded by the exons ATGTCAGTGGCGAATGCGAAGCAGACTGTTCTAAATCCG GCAGTTCCTTTCACAGAAATCATATCAGGCGGATTACAACCAGGGGACATTGTTTTGATTCAGGGCAGCGTTCTTAATAATGCAGACAG GTTCCAGTTTGATTTGACTTGTGGCAGCAGCACAAAACCACGGGCGGACATCGCCTTTCACTTTAACCCTCGTTTCAAGACCTCCTCCTGTATCGTATGCAACTCTCTACAGCAGGGCACGTGGGGTAGGGAGGAGACCCACGATCAAATGCCCTTTAGGCAGGGAGCCCCCTTTGAGACCATCATCCTGGTTCACAATGATGTTTTCAAA GTGGCAGTCAACGGTGCTCATGTGTTGGAGTATAAACACAGAATCCCACTGAACAGAGTGGACACATTGGCTATATCAGGAATGGTCAAAATCAACGTCGTAGGCTTTATCCCAAACTCA GCAATATTCTCAGAATCAGGTGACTTG aGTCTGCCTTACAAAGGCAGTATACTCACAGGACTCAGCCCAGGAAAACAGATCACAATCAAAGGCAATGTCAGTTCATTTCCTCACAG CTTCACTATAAACCTGAGATGCAGTCAGTCAGACAACATAGCCCTACACCTCAATGCACGGATAAAATCCAGCACGTTCATTCGGAATTCTTTCCTGGGTCAGTCTTGGGGTCCTGAGGAGAATGAACTTTCCCACTTTCCGTTCTCACCTGGACAGTACTTTGAG ATGATCATCCTATGTCAGTCTCACCAGTTAAAAGTGGCTGTGAATGGATCCCACATTCTTGACTACAGGCACAGAGTTCAGGACCTCAGCAGCATCGATCAGCTGGAGATCATGGGAGACCTAGAACTGCAGGACCTCAAGCTATGGTGA
- the gnmt gene encoding glycine N-methyltransferase isoform X1: MVDSVYRTRSLGVAAVGLPDQYADGKAAKVWQLYIGDTQSRTQEYKSWVVSLLRKHGCQRVLDVACGTGVDSIMLVEEGFQMMSVDASDKMLKYALKARWERRKEPAFDQWVIEEANWLTLVDDIEKPGDGFDAVICLGNSFAHLPDFKGDQSDQKLALQNIANMVKPGGILIIDHRNYDYILETGRAPQGKNIYYQSDLKQDICTSVLWVNSKPHMITLDYTLEVPDPEGVKTEPQTSKFRLSYYPHRLECFKEILVGAFFGKCEHSVYGDFKPYTPGQPEAPRYFIHVVKRTA, from the exons ATGGTTGACAGTGTTTATCGGACACGTTCACTTGGAGTTGCTGCGGTCGGCCTTCCTGATCAATATGCCGACGGTAAAGCAGCGAAAGTGTGGCAGCTGTACATCGGAGACACGCAGAGCAGAACACAGGAGTACAAAAGTTGGGTGGTGTCGTTGCTTAGAAAACATGGTTGTCAGAGGGTACTGGATGTTGCCTGCGGCACAGG GGTGGATTCCATCATGTTAGTGGAGGAGGGATTCCAGATGATGAGTGTGGATGCCAGCGataaaatgctgaaatatgCCCTGAAGGCGAGgtgggagaggagaaaagagccTGCCTTCGACCAGTGGG TGATTGAAGAGGCTAATTGGCTGACATTAGTGGATGACATTGAAAAACCTGGTGATGGATTTGATGCTGTGATCTGTCTGGGCAATTCATTTGCTCACTTGCCTGATTTCAAAG GTGACCAGAGTGACCAGAAACTTGCTTTGCAAAACATTGCGAACATGGTGAAACCTGGGGGGATCCTTATCATTGACCACCGTAACTATGACTACATCCTGGAGACAGGCCGAGCCCCACAAGGCAAGAACATCTACTACCAG AGTGACTTAAAACAGGACATTTGCACCTCAGTACTCTGGGTGAACAGCAAACCCCACATGATCACACTGGACTACACACTGGAAGTGCCAGACCCCGAGGGAGTGAAGACTGAGCCTCAGACCAG TAAATTTCGCTTGTCCTACTATCCCCACCGGCTGGAGTGCTTTAAGGAGATCCTCGTAGGAGccttttttggaaaatgtgaaCACTCTGTCTATGGAGACTTCAAGCCCTACACCCCCGGACAGCCTGAGGCACCTCGCTACTTCATTCACGTGGTTAAGAGGACCGCTTAG
- the gnmt gene encoding glycine N-methyltransferase isoform X2, translating to MVDSVYRTRSLGVAAVGLPDQYADGKAAKVWQLYIGDTQSRTQEYKSWVVSLLRKHGCQRVLDVACGTGVDSIMLVEEGFQMMSVDASDKMLKYALKARWERRKEPAFDQWVIEEANWLTLVDDIEKPGDGFDAVICLGNSFAHLPDFKGGILIIDHRNYDYILETGRAPQGKNIYYQSDLKQDICTSVLWVNSKPHMITLDYTLEVPDPEGVKTEPQTSKFRLSYYPHRLECFKEILVGAFFGKCEHSVYGDFKPYTPGQPEAPRYFIHVVKRTA from the exons ATGGTTGACAGTGTTTATCGGACACGTTCACTTGGAGTTGCTGCGGTCGGCCTTCCTGATCAATATGCCGACGGTAAAGCAGCGAAAGTGTGGCAGCTGTACATCGGAGACACGCAGAGCAGAACACAGGAGTACAAAAGTTGGGTGGTGTCGTTGCTTAGAAAACATGGTTGTCAGAGGGTACTGGATGTTGCCTGCGGCACAGG GGTGGATTCCATCATGTTAGTGGAGGAGGGATTCCAGATGATGAGTGTGGATGCCAGCGataaaatgctgaaatatgCCCTGAAGGCGAGgtgggagaggagaaaagagccTGCCTTCGACCAGTGGG TGATTGAAGAGGCTAATTGGCTGACATTAGTGGATGACATTGAAAAACCTGGTGATGGATTTGATGCTGTGATCTGTCTGGGCAATTCATTTGCTCACTTGCCTGATTTCAAA GGGGGGATCCTTATCATTGACCACCGTAACTATGACTACATCCTGGAGACAGGCCGAGCCCCACAAGGCAAGAACATCTACTACCAG AGTGACTTAAAACAGGACATTTGCACCTCAGTACTCTGGGTGAACAGCAAACCCCACATGATCACACTGGACTACACACTGGAAGTGCCAGACCCCGAGGGAGTGAAGACTGAGCCTCAGACCAG TAAATTTCGCTTGTCCTACTATCCCCACCGGCTGGAGTGCTTTAAGGAGATCCTCGTAGGAGccttttttggaaaatgtgaaCACTCTGTCTATGGAGACTTCAAGCCCTACACCCCCGGACAGCCTGAGGCACCTCGCTACTTCATTCACGTGGTTAAGAGGACCGCTTAG